The following proteins are encoded in a genomic region of Oryza brachyantha chromosome 11, ObraRS2, whole genome shotgun sequence:
- the LOC102700473 gene encoding myb-related protein 308 yields MGRSPCCEKAHTNKGAWTKEEDQRLIAYIKANGEGCWRSLPKAAGLLRCGKSCRLRWINYLRPDLKRGNFTEEEDELIIKLHELLGNKWSLIAGRLPGRTDNEIKNYWNTHIKRKLLARGVDPQTHRPLNAAAADHHSQLQAPRRFAAAAASAGHPHHHPDHFAVLSNSPEACSHSSDDEPSSATPPPPPRHLGIDLNLSISLAPYQPQSEQLKQEEEDDAAATTTTTASGAGSNATAVCLCLNRLGLHGGEVCSCGRGGAPSMQASTHMFRFITPLGGGHNSTSTTMT; encoded by the exons ATGGGGAGGTCCCCATGCTGCGAGAAGGCGCACACCAACAAGGGAGCCTGGACGAAGGAGGAAGACCAGCGGCTCATCGCCTACATCAAGGCCAACGGTGAGGGATGCTGGAGGTCGCTCCCGAAGGCAGCAG GGTTGCTGCGGTGCGGGAAGAGCTGCCGGCTGCGGTGGATCAACTACCTGAGACCGGACCTGAAGAGAGGCAACTtcaccgaggaggaggacgagctcATCATCAAGCTTCACGAACTGCTCGGCAACAA gtgGTCGCTGATCGCCGGGAGGCTGCCGGGGAGGACGGACAATGAGATCAAGAACTACTGGAACACGCACATCAAGCGCAAGCTCCTCGCCCGCGGCGTCGACCCGCAGACGCACCGCCCGCtcaatgccgccgccgccgaccaccacAGCCAGCTCCAGGCGCCGCGCCggttcgccgccgcggctgcgtCAGCAGGGCACCCGCACCACCACCCTGACCACTTCGCCGTCCTCTCCAACTCGCCCGAGGCATGCAGCCacagcagcgacgacgagccCAGCTCCgccactccgccgccgccgccgcggcaccTCGGCATCGACCTCAACCTTTCCATCAGCCTAGCTCCATACCAGCCGCAGAGCGAGCAGCTCAaacaggaggaggaagacgacgcggcagcgacgacgacgacgacggcgagcggcgccggcagcaATGCGACGGCGGTGTGCCTGTGCCTGAACCGCCTCGGgctccacggcggcgaggttTGCAgctgcggccgcggcggcgctccctCCATGCAGGCCAGCACGcacatgtttagattcatcacACCGCTAGGAGGCGGCCACAACAGTACTAGCACAACAATGACATAA